In Aquimarina sp. TRL1, a single window of DNA contains:
- a CDS encoding acyl-CoA dehydrogenase family protein, with protein sequence MSTTKKDILRGGQFLVKETNCEDVFTPEDFSEEQRMMRDSAKEFVDRELWAHWERFEKKDYAFTEECMRKAGELGLLGVAVPEAYGGLGMGFVSTMLVCDYISGATGSFSTAFGAHTGIGTMPITLYGNEEQKSKYVPKLASGEWFGAYCLTEPGAGSDANSGKTKAVLSDDGSHYLISGQKMWISNAGFCNLFIVFARIEDDKNITGFIVENDPSNGISLGDEEKKLGIHSSSTRQVFFSNTKVPVENMLSERGNGFKIAMNALNVGRIKLAAACLDAQRRIIDEATKYANERIQFKTPIMNFGAIKAKIAEMATNAYADESACYRAAKNIEDRIAIRQEEGNSHQEAELKGVEEYAIECSILKVAVSEDVQNCTDEGIQIFGGMGFSADTPMESAWRDARISRIYEGTNEINRMLSIGMLIKKAMKGHVDLLNPAMKVADELTGIPSFDTPDYSALFSMEKELIGKLKKVFLMVAGAAIQKYGPQLEEHQQLLLAASDILIEIYMAESTILRTEKNAKRNGEDSQKVQIAMAQLYLYNAVDTITQKAKEGIVSFAEGDEQRMMLMGLKRFTKYPTHPNIVELRKCIADSVAKENGYHFS encoded by the coding sequence ATGAGTACAACAAAAAAAGATATTCTAAGAGGAGGGCAATTCCTTGTAAAAGAAACAAATTGCGAAGACGTATTTACGCCTGAAGATTTTTCTGAAGAGCAACGAATGATGCGTGACAGTGCCAAAGAGTTTGTAGACAGAGAACTATGGGCACACTGGGAGCGTTTTGAGAAAAAAGACTACGCTTTTACTGAAGAGTGTATGCGAAAAGCCGGAGAACTAGGACTCCTTGGAGTTGCTGTTCCTGAAGCTTACGGAGGTCTAGGAATGGGATTTGTTTCAACCATGCTGGTCTGCGATTATATATCTGGTGCTACAGGATCTTTTAGTACCGCATTTGGCGCCCATACAGGTATTGGGACCATGCCAATTACTTTATATGGAAATGAAGAACAAAAAAGCAAATATGTTCCAAAATTAGCCAGTGGAGAATGGTTTGGAGCTTACTGTCTGACAGAACCGGGAGCAGGATCTGATGCCAACTCCGGAAAAACAAAGGCTGTACTTTCTGATGATGGATCTCACTATCTTATTTCTGGTCAAAAAATGTGGATCTCCAATGCAGGGTTTTGCAATCTGTTTATTGTATTTGCCAGAATAGAAGATGATAAAAATATCACCGGCTTTATTGTAGAAAATGATCCTTCTAATGGAATCTCTCTCGGAGATGAAGAAAAGAAACTGGGAATACACTCCTCCTCTACCCGACAAGTATTTTTTAGCAATACAAAAGTCCCGGTAGAAAACATGCTTTCAGAAAGAGGAAATGGTTTTAAAATTGCCATGAATGCCCTGAATGTAGGACGTATAAAACTAGCCGCTGCATGTCTTGATGCCCAACGAAGAATTATTGATGAGGCAACTAAATATGCCAACGAACGAATTCAATTCAAAACTCCAATCATGAATTTCGGTGCTATTAAGGCAAAAATTGCAGAAATGGCGACCAACGCATACGCTGATGAATCTGCATGCTATAGAGCTGCCAAAAATATCGAAGATCGTATTGCTATCAGACAAGAAGAAGGAAACTCTCATCAGGAAGCTGAATTAAAAGGAGTAGAAGAATACGCTATTGAATGTTCAATTCTCAAAGTAGCTGTATCCGAAGACGTACAAAACTGTACAGATGAAGGGATTCAGATTTTTGGAGGAATGGGGTTCTCTGCAGATACCCCTATGGAGTCTGCCTGGAGAGATGCCCGTATCTCTAGAATATATGAAGGAACTAATGAAATCAACAGAATGCTCTCTATCGGGATGCTTATAAAAAAAGCAATGAAAGGTCATGTAGATCTTTTAAATCCTGCCATGAAAGTAGCCGATGAACTAACAGGAATTCCTTCTTTTGACACCCCTGACTACAGTGCTCTTTTCTCTATGGAAAAAGAATTGATCGGGAAACTAAAGAAAGTATTCTTAATGGTTGCAGGAGCTGCAATTCAGAAATACGGTCCGCAACTAGAAGAACACCAACAGCTTCTTTTAGCAGCTTCTGATATTTTGATTGAAATATACATGGCAGAATCTACTATTTTGAGAACAGAGAAAAATGCCAAACGAAATGGAGAAGATTCTCAAAAGGTACAAATTGCCATGGCACAGTTATACCTTTATAATGCAGTAGATACGATTACTCAAAAAGCCAAAGAAGGCATCGTATCTTTTGCTGAAGGAGACGAGCAACGTATGATGCTAATGGGATTAAAACGCTTTACCAAATACCCTACACATCCTAACATTGTCGAATTACGAAAATGTATTGCAGATAGTGTAGCAAAGGAAAATGGATACCACTTTTCATAG
- a CDS encoding acetyl-CoA C-acyltransferase → MKTAYIVKAYRTAVGKAPRGVFRFKRPDELAAETIEHMMKELPNLDKTRIDDVIVGNAMPEAEQGLNVARLISLMGLKVEDVPGVTVNRYCASGIETIGMATAKIQSGMADCIIAGGAESMSYIPMGGYKPTPDYSVAAAGNEDYYWGMGLTAEAVANQFKVSREDQDEFAYNSHMKALKAQAEDRFKDQIVPITVDQVYVDENGKKVSKSYTVTKDEGPRAGTSTEVLAKLRPVFAAGGSVTAGNSSQMSDGAAFVLVMSEEMVKELNIEPIARLVNYAAAGVEPRIMGIGPVKAIPKVLKQAGLQQNDVDLIELNEAFASQSLAVMRELDLNQEIVNVNGGAIALGHPLGCTGAKLSVQLFDEMRKRNMQGKYGMVTMCVGTGQGAAGVYEFLN, encoded by the coding sequence ATGAAAACAGCATATATAGTAAAAGCATATAGAACAGCAGTAGGGAAAGCCCCCAGAGGAGTCTTTAGATTCAAAAGACCAGATGAATTAGCTGCTGAAACTATCGAACATATGATGAAAGAATTACCAAATCTGGACAAAACCAGAATTGATGATGTCATCGTCGGAAATGCTATGCCAGAAGCAGAGCAAGGACTGAATGTCGCCCGATTAATATCACTTATGGGGCTAAAAGTAGAAGATGTTCCTGGAGTAACCGTCAACAGATACTGTGCTTCCGGGATTGAGACTATTGGAATGGCTACCGCAAAAATTCAATCAGGAATGGCAGATTGTATCATTGCCGGAGGTGCAGAAAGCATGTCTTATATTCCAATGGGAGGATATAAACCGACACCTGATTATTCGGTAGCAGCTGCCGGAAATGAAGATTACTACTGGGGTATGGGACTTACCGCAGAAGCTGTCGCAAATCAGTTCAAGGTTTCAAGAGAAGATCAGGATGAATTTGCCTACAATTCTCACATGAAAGCCTTAAAAGCCCAGGCAGAAGATCGTTTTAAAGATCAAATTGTCCCCATTACCGTAGATCAGGTATATGTTGATGAGAATGGTAAAAAGGTATCAAAATCGTATACGGTAACCAAAGACGAAGGACCCCGAGCAGGAACCAGTACAGAAGTGCTTGCCAAACTAAGACCTGTATTTGCTGCTGGAGGTAGTGTTACCGCCGGAAACTCTTCTCAGATGAGTGATGGAGCTGCTTTCGTATTAGTAATGAGCGAAGAGATGGTAAAAGAACTTAATATAGAACCAATTGCCAGGCTTGTCAATTATGCAGCTGCCGGAGTAGAACCCAGAATTATGGGGATAGGTCCTGTAAAAGCGATCCCTAAAGTATTAAAGCAGGCCGGATTACAACAAAACGATGTAGACCTGATAGAATTGAATGAAGCTTTTGCTTCTCAATCACTCGCTGTTATGAGGGAGTTAGACCTCAATCAGGAAATTGTCAATGTTAATGGAGGAGCCATCGCATTAGGACACCCACTTGGTTGTACAGGTGCAAAGTTATCTGTTCAGTTATTTGATGAAATGAGAAAAAGAAACATGCAAGGAAAGTACGGAATGGTTACTATGTGTGTAGGAACAGGTCAGGGAGCGGCTGGAGTATATGAGTTTTTGAACTAA
- a CDS encoding 3-hydroxyacyl-CoA dehydrogenase/enoyl-CoA hydratase family protein gives MKRTIKKVAVIGSGIMGSGIACHFANIGVEVLLLDIVPRELNEKEKSKGLSLSDKVVRNRLVNDALTASLKSKPSPIYHKKFASRITTGNLEDDIAKVGDVDWIIEVVVERLDIKKQVFETLEKHRKPGTLITSNTSGIPIKFMSEGRSDDFQKHFCGTHFFNPPRYLKLFEIIPGPQTSEEVLSFLNGYGEQYLGKTSVVAKDTPAFIGNRIGIFSIMSLFHMVKDMGLTIEEVDKLTGPVIGRPKSATFRTVDVVGLDTLVHVANGIAENCPDDERHTLFSLPGFIGTMMENKWLGSKTKQGFYKKSVTEDGKKEILSLDLDTLEYRSKKRASFATLELTKTIDAVIDRFKVLVTGKDKAGEFYRKTFAALFAYVSNRIPEITDELYKIDDAMKAGFGWEHGPFQIWDAIGVEKGLDIMKAEGYEAAGWINDMITSGNTSFYSVKEGATYFYDIPSKKQTKVPGQDAFIILDNIRESSAVFKNSGVVVEDLGDGILNVEFQSKMNSIGGDVLAGLNKAIDIAEKDFQGLVVGNQGANFSVGANIAMIFMMAVEQEYDELNMAVKYFQDSCMRLRYSSIPTIVAPHGMTLGGGCEMTLHADKVVAAAESYIGLVEFGVGVIPGGGGSKEMALRAADTFQKNDVELNRLQEHFLTIGMAKVSTSAYEAYDTNILQHGKDIVVVNKNRQIATAKAYAKLMAEQGYTQPVRRKDVKVLGKQALGMFLVGTDSMEAGKYISEHDKKIANKLAYVMAGGDLSEASLVSEQYLLDLEREAFLSLTTERKTLERIEHMLKKGKPLRN, from the coding sequence ATGAAAAGAACTATAAAAAAAGTAGCAGTTATCGGTTCAGGGATTATGGGATCGGGAATTGCCTGTCATTTTGCTAATATCGGAGTAGAAGTCTTATTGCTAGACATTGTACCCCGAGAATTAAATGAAAAAGAAAAGAGCAAAGGATTGTCTTTATCTGATAAAGTAGTCCGTAATCGATTAGTTAATGATGCACTTACAGCTTCATTAAAATCGAAACCCTCCCCTATTTATCACAAAAAATTTGCCAGTCGAATTACTACTGGTAATTTAGAAGACGATATCGCAAAAGTAGGAGACGTTGACTGGATTATAGAAGTAGTTGTTGAACGATTAGATATAAAAAAACAGGTTTTTGAGACCTTAGAGAAACACAGAAAGCCCGGAACCCTCATTACATCGAACACTTCAGGGATTCCTATTAAATTTATGAGTGAAGGAAGAAGCGACGACTTCCAAAAACACTTTTGTGGTACTCACTTCTTTAACCCTCCTAGATACCTGAAGCTTTTCGAAATTATTCCAGGACCTCAAACCTCAGAAGAAGTACTTTCATTTCTTAATGGATATGGAGAACAATATCTGGGAAAAACCTCAGTTGTCGCAAAAGACACGCCTGCATTTATAGGGAACAGAATTGGAATTTTCAGTATTATGAGTTTATTCCATATGGTTAAGGATATGGGACTAACCATAGAAGAAGTTGATAAATTAACCGGTCCTGTTATTGGTCGTCCAAAATCGGCTACATTTAGAACTGTAGATGTTGTAGGACTTGATACATTAGTACATGTTGCCAATGGTATTGCAGAAAACTGTCCCGATGATGAACGCCATACTCTATTTTCTCTTCCTGGTTTTATAGGAACTATGATGGAAAACAAATGGCTAGGAAGCAAAACAAAGCAAGGTTTCTATAAGAAAAGTGTAACAGAAGACGGAAAAAAAGAAATCCTTTCTCTCGACCTGGACACCTTGGAATATCGCAGCAAAAAAAGAGCCTCATTTGCTACGCTAGAGTTGACAAAAACTATTGATGCTGTTATAGATAGATTCAAAGTACTGGTTACCGGAAAAGACAAAGCAGGAGAGTTTTACAGAAAAACCTTTGCTGCACTTTTTGCATATGTATCCAATAGAATTCCTGAGATTACAGATGAGCTTTATAAGATAGATGACGCTATGAAAGCTGGATTTGGATGGGAACACGGACCATTTCAGATATGGGATGCTATCGGAGTAGAAAAAGGGTTAGACATCATGAAAGCAGAAGGATATGAAGCTGCCGGATGGATTAATGATATGATTACTTCTGGAAATACTTCTTTTTATTCCGTAAAAGAAGGAGCTACTTATTTCTATGACATCCCATCTAAAAAACAGACAAAAGTTCCTGGTCAAGATGCCTTTATCATACTTGATAATATTCGAGAATCTTCTGCTGTATTCAAAAATAGCGGAGTTGTTGTTGAAGATCTGGGAGATGGAATTCTCAATGTGGAGTTCCAGAGTAAAATGAACTCTATAGGAGGAGACGTTCTTGCCGGATTAAACAAAGCAATTGATATTGCTGAGAAAGATTTTCAAGGGTTAGTAGTAGGAAATCAGGGAGCGAATTTCTCCGTCGGAGCCAATATCGCCATGATATTTATGATGGCTGTAGAACAAGAGTACGATGAGTTAAATATGGCCGTAAAATACTTTCAGGATAGCTGCATGAGACTTAGGTATTCTTCAATTCCAACCATTGTTGCTCCTCATGGAATGACTCTCGGAGGCGGATGTGAAATGACGTTACATGCTGATAAAGTAGTTGCGGCGGCAGAAAGTTATATCGGATTGGTAGAATTCGGTGTAGGAGTTATCCCGGGAGGAGGAGGATCTAAAGAAATGGCCTTAAGAGCCGCTGATACTTTCCAGAAAAACGATGTAGAACTAAACCGCCTTCAGGAGCACTTCCTGACTATAGGAATGGCAAAAGTTTCTACCTCTGCATATGAGGCATATGATACGAATATCCTCCAACATGGGAAAGATATCGTCGTGGTCAATAAAAACCGACAGATTGCTACCGCTAAAGCATATGCCAAACTAATGGCTGAGCAGGGATATACACAGCCCGTACGAAGAAAAGATGTAAAAGTATTAGGTAAACAAGCCCTGGGAATGTTCCTTGTAGGAACTGATTCTATGGAGGCAGGAAAATACATATCAGAACACGATAAAAAGATCGCGAATAAACTTGCGTATGTGATGGCTGGAGGAGATCTGTCAGAAGCATCCCTGGTATCCGAACAATATTTATTAGACCTGGAGCGAGAAGCTTTCTTATCGCTAACGACAGAGCGTAAAACCTTAGAACGTATTGAGCATATGCTTAAGAAAGGAAAGCCGCTACGTAACTAA
- a CDS encoding MarR family winged helix-turn-helix transcriptional regulator, translated as MREKTIDYVLRATWMSVAKMYNEEASKKGSTMATGFALISIDPENGTPSTSLGPKMGMEATSLSRTLKTMEEKGLIYRKKNPQDGRGVLIYLTQFGLEMREFSKEVVFAFDNAVKEHIAPEKLEIFLEVFQSINDLIASKKIYTK; from the coding sequence ATGAGAGAAAAAACAATTGACTATGTACTTCGTGCAACTTGGATGTCTGTAGCTAAAATGTATAACGAAGAAGCCAGCAAAAAAGGAAGTACAATGGCCACTGGGTTTGCATTAATCAGTATTGACCCGGAAAATGGGACTCCTTCCACCTCATTAGGTCCAAAAATGGGCATGGAAGCTACCAGTCTATCAAGAACGCTTAAAACCATGGAAGAAAAAGGGCTGATCTACCGAAAAAAAAACCCACAAGATGGTCGTGGCGTATTGATCTACCTCACTCAATTTGGTTTGGAAATGAGAGAGTTTTCCAAAGAAGTAGTTTTTGCTTTTGACAACGCTGTAAAAGAACATATAGCCCCAGAAAAATTAGAAATATTCTTGGAAGTTTTTCAATCAATTAATGATTTGATCGCTTCTAAAAAAATATACACAAAATAA
- a CDS encoding long-chain fatty acid--CoA ligase, with protein sequence MTKITRLFDFPHYQLAKYNLKEALVTKYNDKWVATSTQEYIEKANQISRGLLRLGVKPNDKIAIISTNNRTEWNIVDIGILQIGAQDVPIYPTISQEDYEYVLNHSESKYCFVSDKEVFDKVNNIKKNVPSLQEVYSFTEIEGCSNWDTVLELGKDDSNQGEVDALMAAVKEDDIATIIYTSGTTGRPKGVLLSHKNIVSNALNSSCRFPITEGQAKSLSFLPVCHIYERMLLYLYQYRGVSIYFAESIETISDNLKEVQPDVMTAVPRLLEKVYDKIIAKGTDLTGVKKALFFWAVNLGLQYKPYKANGWLYEKKLGLARKLIFSKWQEALGGNLKIIASGSAALQPRLARVFNAAGIAVMEGYGLTETSPVISVNDLRDNGFKIGTVGKLIPETEVKIAEDGEILIKGPQVMQGYYKDPEKTNEVLKNGYFHTGDIGEVDSEGFLRITDRKKEMFKTSGGKYVAPQVIENMMKQSRFIEQVMVIGEGEKMPAAFIQPNFEFLEDWAERKGLDIGNSKEDFITNQTVIDRYQEEVDHYNEKFGKWERIKRFELTPEEWSIDAGHLTPTMKLKRRVIKEKYKALYIKIYGDNTI encoded by the coding sequence ATGACTAAGATTACCAGATTATTCGATTTTCCGCATTACCAATTAGCAAAATACAACCTAAAGGAAGCTTTAGTTACAAAGTATAATGATAAATGGGTTGCTACCTCTACCCAAGAATATATAGAAAAAGCAAATCAAATAAGCAGAGGTTTATTGCGCTTAGGAGTAAAACCAAATGACAAGATTGCTATTATCTCTACTAATAACCGAACCGAATGGAATATTGTTGATATCGGTATTTTACAGATAGGAGCGCAAGATGTTCCCATTTACCCTACCATTTCTCAGGAAGATTATGAATACGTATTAAATCATTCAGAATCCAAATACTGTTTTGTTTCTGATAAAGAAGTATTCGACAAAGTAAACAATATCAAAAAGAATGTCCCCTCACTACAGGAAGTATATTCATTTACAGAAATTGAAGGTTGCTCCAATTGGGATACAGTATTAGAGCTTGGTAAAGACGATAGCAACCAGGGAGAAGTAGACGCACTTATGGCAGCCGTAAAAGAAGATGATATTGCTACCATTATATACACTTCTGGTACTACCGGAAGACCTAAAGGTGTACTATTGAGCCATAAAAACATTGTCAGTAATGCCTTAAACAGCTCCTGTAGATTTCCTATCACTGAAGGACAAGCTAAATCATTAAGTTTTCTACCTGTATGTCATATTTATGAACGCATGTTATTGTACTTATATCAATACCGTGGGGTTTCTATTTATTTTGCTGAATCTATAGAAACAATTAGTGATAACCTGAAAGAGGTACAACCAGATGTAATGACGGCAGTTCCCCGTCTTTTGGAAAAAGTCTATGATAAAATTATAGCGAAAGGAACGGATCTCACCGGAGTTAAAAAAGCTTTGTTTTTCTGGGCGGTAAACCTGGGATTACAATACAAACCTTATAAGGCTAACGGATGGTTATATGAGAAAAAGCTAGGTCTTGCTAGAAAATTGATTTTCAGTAAATGGCAAGAAGCACTTGGTGGTAACTTAAAAATCATTGCTTCTGGTAGTGCTGCATTACAACCCAGATTAGCACGTGTATTCAATGCAGCAGGTATTGCAGTAATGGAAGGATACGGGCTGACAGAAACCTCTCCGGTTATCTCTGTAAATGACCTGAGAGATAATGGATTCAAAATAGGAACCGTAGGAAAGTTAATTCCCGAAACTGAAGTTAAAATTGCAGAAGACGGAGAAATCCTGATAAAAGGACCTCAGGTAATGCAGGGATATTACAAAGACCCGGAAAAGACAAATGAAGTCTTAAAAAATGGATATTTCCATACCGGAGATATCGGAGAAGTAGATAGTGAAGGATTCCTTAGAATCACCGATCGAAAAAAGGAAATGTTCAAAACATCCGGAGGAAAATACGTTGCTCCACAAGTTATAGAAAACATGATGAAACAATCGCGTTTTATAGAGCAGGTTATGGTGATCGGAGAAGGAGAAAAAATGCCGGCAGCTTTTATTCAACCAAACTTTGAATTTCTAGAAGATTGGGCAGAACGAAAAGGACTTGATATCGGAAATTCTAAAGAAGATTTTATTACAAACCAAACTGTTATTGATCGTTATCAGGAAGAAGTAGATCACTATAATGAAAAATTTGGAAAATGGGAACGAATTAAAAGATTCGAATTAACCCCTGAAGAATGGAGTATCGATGCAGGACACCTCACTCCTACTATGAAATTAAAAAGGCGTGTCATAAAGGAAAAGTACAAGGCGTTGTACATCAAGATCTATGGTGACAATACTATCTAG